The sequence below is a genomic window from Ipomoea triloba cultivar NCNSP0323 chromosome 2, ASM357664v1.
CCCGACTGGATTGCAGTCCTTTCGGCAGAAATGATGAGATGAAACCTAGTAGAAAATCCCAGATTATATAGAGAAGTGGCCTGATAGTAAAATAATGGGTTTACTTTAGGCCTTGAGCTATTACTtgctgggcttggaatcccagttaggggtgtgcacacttaaggtagcaATCCTGATTCCACATGTGATTGATGAGTTATGTTGAGTTATAAGGGAGCAATTCTTCAGGACTCGATCTCCGTCGGGGTCATACACACATGGTGATGACCTCACCTCCCTTCATGTGTAGTTATGATGATGATATTGATGAAAGGTTTCCTCACGTATTAGTGTATTACTATATCGAGATAACTATTATCCTATGATGAGATTATTGATCCCAAGtgaaattttttagaaaatttacttattttgaGACTATATGAGCTGTATCTTACTTTTAATGAGGACTGAGGAGTATGACAGATATGTATTATGATATGAGAAAAGCATTTTCTTACCTTGGTAGTATAATTGAATTTATCATAATGTTTTAGTAATGCATGTCATTTAAACTCTTTTCACTTTGAGGCATTGAAaccttttttaatttcattcataAGTATGTGAATGTGATTTACTTGTCTTATAACCGAATTTGTCTTATAACCGAATATGTCTATGTATGTACCTCTTCAATGAGCTTGTTGTCTAGTGTTGTATATCCATGAATCTTATGTTACAAGTTGATGCATAATGTGATTACGTGTATCAAATCTCCTATTTTtcaatctatatatgtataaactatTTTACAGGGTGGAGTGGTTTATACTTAGCAATTATGCTAATCTGGTTGTTTTCTACTTGTTTTGCTTAACCCATTTCAAGATCTGCGTGATATGAGCCGAGAGCGCTAGAGGACTTAGATTGAGTAGACTTAATTTTGAATCTAGCTCCTAGGTTGATCCATTAGTGTTGTTTTCATTTTGTAGAGCATATATTGACTCTAATATTTAGTATTATGCTTAGACTTTCCTTATGGGTTTGTATGGTGCCTAGACACCAGGTCTGTGACCTTTATGTTTTATGATTAGGATTATAGATGTTTTGATCAATGACTTAGCCTGGTATAGTAGTTACCTCAGTATGGGTAACTACGGCGGTAACATCCCCTATGTTTTGTGATTTATCTATTAAATGATAGTAGCTAGTTGTATATAATCACATCTTTATGCTTTAAGCTCCAATGCATTAGCCTAGGCTTGTATGTAAATTTGGCGATGTAACACACGCACCCTCAGATACATTGTGGCATGTGTACAAGTCTCCTTTGACCCCGACCTGAACCTGTACGTGCATGGGCTTCATGTGTCCTCCATGTCGTGAGCCTGGAACTTGCTCCATCCCCTTAGTTATAAATACCGTATTAATTACAGAGGGAGTGACTTTTCCCAAACTACTTTGTGACACTAGCTATCAGTATGGAATATAATCTTTGACCAACTACTTCGTGACACTAGCTATCATTTTGGAATCTTTGACCCACTGTTAGGCGTCCCAAGCTCGAGCGCTTAAACCGACAAGCAGACTAGGTTAATGATCCAACCCGGAACTAGACCTAGTATTGTATTCGTAGTCATAACTGATCGTATATACTAAATcattgattatgtttcatattttatcataaatacttttttatcatttcaaagtgttttaaaatttcacattttcacctCACTCGAGTATATTTTTGGCTACGTCCCTAACTATATATCATGTCGTCTATCAAAAGCAttttattgtaatatataatgtattttgtatttgaacattaTTATGAGTGTTTGATATTTTTGTCATTGGCATTTCTAACGTAATTTATACTTCGCCCCCTCAGATGATTTTTTGAGTCCGCctctaaatttatattattaagtttatagTTGTATTTAGTTATATGCTCCATATATATTAGATCATAGAGGCTAATCTAGACCATTGTTTCACCACCGACACCCGCATTGAGGGGCAAATTATATCTAGACCAAGGTTCACAACGCACTATGGATCCTAGTCCAATACAcataatttgacttcataatgaacataattcatgtttataatgcacagaatttaagtttataatagacaaacacataaacacaatataataaacatgaattctgtgtattatgttaagtgtttatgtgtcatcagctatataatacacataattcatgttcattacatcatgtttatgtgtgtatatattatgaacatgaattttgtgtattgaatcaACGTCCGCAGTGCactgtgaaccctggtccatgatataacgattggCATTGGGGCTATAAAGGATCCACTATTAAAattgtggcaaattatactattttATAAGGGGTAGGTTTTTTGTCAATGGGAATGAGTTTTTAATGGGTTTTTATTTCTgtaaatacaattttttgtGAGACCCACAATTGGAGTAATATTCACAAAAAGGTGCACCAGTTGTAcgcaatgttgtaaaaattttGCCTAGAAACCAATTAATCGCTGCATGCTAAGTGCTAGGCGTTGACTGATCGCCTAGCGTATAATCATAATTGGTGGTCTAGGCAGCCAACTAGGCTGCCTATGCACCGCCTAGACCTCTTAAGCGCCGACAAGGCCTCCTAGGCATCGACTAGATCACCTAGTCAACCAATTAGCTAttattctcttctttttttaaattggttatttcactcaaaacgacatcattttaaaaaaaaaatcctaaattgttcaaactctatatgtttttagattaatatttaatattttagtattaactattaaagtattaaatagtttataattatcaagtctttaaaaattagaaaaaaattaaataaatcttttaaaaataaaatataaaaaaatacgcAAACGGCCGATTAATTACCACCTAAACAGACGCTAGCGAAGAGCccctaacattttttttttcaaccgtGGTTGTACGTAAGGAAAAAACGTCCAGCTTGCGCATGCACAGAGCACATAACATaaccttttgtatttttatattgtcagcatttttcttttttcctcttctctttttCCTACGTGTCATGgtaaaaattcctaaaaaaattgacattattGAAACTTGAAATTGCTCTTAATGTACGGAACTTTCCTACATGTACGGAACTCTCCTAAACCCAAAAGTGGGCCAAACAACATTAGCAAATTAAAGGGCAACTTGATTTCATTCTTAACATGCATGTAATATAAGTATATACGCGAGTACAGGATGGATCGGAGACAGAACTAATTACGTTCCATTCATTGTCGTCCGTCCTATCCTATTCCTATTCCTAGGATAGCCATTATCCAGTTAATCCAAAATCTAAATCAAACAGTATCTTGCATTGCGGCAATATATGTCTGGTTCCTTGGCATTATATTAATTCTGCAACAACGTAACTTGCGTTTTCATTTGCAGTTATATATTCGATCATATTCtgatattcatattcatattggCGATTATGAGACATGCATTAAACAAACATCTGTCCTGCACATCGGGCAACTTCCATGTCGGATCAGCCATTCATCGACGCAGTGTATGTGGAAGGAATGGCTACAACTCGGCAGCATTCTTGCTGACTCTCCATTCTTGAACtcctgcatgcatatatatatatatatatatatatagtttgtatGATTTGACATTATTTGGGCACGACAGAAACATAATGATATTGTCGGCTAATTAAAATGTGATCCGATCTAAGACTAATGATGACTAACCTGCAAGCAGATGGGGCAGCTGATATCTTGAAAAGGGCTGCTGCAGCAAGAAGTCTCCATGGAATGAAACATGAACTCAGGCAGCTTCTGTATTATATCAAGGGATAATCCCCTACTACTGCTCCCATTATTTATCTCAAATATGTCTGATATTTCCCTCCTCAAACTTGTCTCCATTGTACTCACCTGAACCATATAGGCCGGGATTTTCACAAATTAATGCCCGGAAATCCATACAATATCTACTTCAATTCTACCATGTATGCAATTAagtatcatatcatatcattcaGCTATAGGGTATTTTAATTGGTTTCTGGGTGGTAAGTTGTAGAGTAAGGAtgcaaaatcaaattaaatcttGATGTAGTTGCAGAGTGGAGTTACATCCAATGTAATGAGCTCCTTGTGGACAGCACCAGGCATGGGCCACACCCACTACACCGGGGTGTAGGAGCCTGGGGcaaggattatatatattttcgcCTCTGGTAGTTGTAGTATGAGAGTTACACTCAATGTGGTGAGCTTCTTGTGCGCACCAAGCATGATGAGTCCCCTCACCTAATGACTTGCTACTTAAGTCATCGTGATTTACCACCTGCACATATCCTGTTTGGCCAAAGTCTGGGGGTTGGGGCGAGGGATTTTGCCTTTTGTGGCAAATGTCATTCAGACATCATAGAATTCTCTGTTGAATTAAAGATATTGTTAATAAGATTTGCATGAATTGAGGATGATCCTTACTTGCCACTGGTAAGCTTTGAGAACAGCAGGGCAAACCCAGTCCATGAATACCTTCCCATCCACAAGACTACATACAAGAGCCACCTGCAATATTTACTGGGCAGTGAACTTCTAAGTACTACATACCATACCATCTgagtcaacaaaaaaaaatctgttTTTCTTTCTCAGGGGCAGTTATAAATACAACACACTTATCTCCCTATGCAAAATATCCCTCATTAAATATCATTCATCTATTTCTCAACAAAGCAATAAATGTGTCTGGTAGAGTGTAATGCATACAGTACGTAGTGCTATAAATCCCCTTGCACATGGCATATCAGCATGGTGCCTGCAGAGGCATAATATTGcatgctgtttttttttttttaatatacattatattttcaaCTTAAATCAGACTAATTTTAAGTACCCAAGAGTCGCTGAAGTAGGTAAATTGAGAGTCACTTTGTCAATCAAAGGTTCTCAGCCCACCCAGTGCCGGTATACTCTACAGTGTTCATTACCACTCTATACTAACACTAGAACAAGACTTTAGAGTAGTCAATCAAACTAACTGAGCTAGCGCGGCCCTACTATGATGATGTTAATAGAtgacatttattaattaattaattaattacgtaCCTTGGAAAATGGCTCTCCATTGAGCATAAGTTCAAAGAGCTGGACGGCTGTGATGGCTCCAGCTACAGCACCAACTGCAGCACCTCTTAGAAGCCCAGTTTCTGTGGTCTGCCCTTTCAGTGCTCCTGTTACTATTCCAACTGTTGCACCTCCTacttaacaacaacaaatataGTGTTCTATCAAATTAATTCTGACTGAAACACTACTAAAACtgtgaaacaaattaaagaggaGATTTTGATGAATGGAAACTAAGTAACATACCCAGAGCAAGAACGCACATGAAGAGAGACCAGACAGCATTGTTCAAAACCATTAACAAAATCCGAGATGCAGACCCGACCACATCCATGGTCATGGGAATCCACGAACACACACAACCTCTGCTCTTAACAATCAAATCCTCAATTCTTGAAAACAACCTCTTCATCTTTGCAGACCAGAACCTGATTGATTTGTAAGTCTGAAATTAAAAACACTTGTGGCTGAAGATCAGAGAGCGCATTTATAGTGCGCGAGAAAAGGGAGGAAGAAGCATTTATGGAGAGGTGAATTGAAGTTCGGAGCTACCTAACACGTGCtgggcatgcatgcatgcatgttaattGGCATCcaacttcaatttttctttttcccatcCATTATATATGCGGGCCAAAATATGACTTTTGAGACTTGAAAGCTAATTAAGCAGTGATGCTCAGCTCCAACTGCATGCCTAgccttcaagtcttcaacttcatctttctttatttatatgTGCAGTGACGCCCTCATCAGATCTAGTTATTGCTAATTCCAATAAATAATGATACATAGAAACCTCAAAATAGAGCTATCCaacaattgatttgataatcacaacattcaaattttatttcaatataaattttttttaatttgaatacatCCATTATAGATAACTTTAAGCtggtttactttatttttaattggctAAGATTAAAATTTGAAGGTTGTTAGATGGGGGAATTTGATCACCTTTTAACGTCAATGAAAATAAGTGCATGCACgggtttaatttgataatttagtAGAcagtatttgaaaaaaaaaatttaaaattataaatttgatagtgCATTTATATATACTCTCGAATACTTTATCCATTAAGAATGTGAAGTATCTTTGAAATTTAGGATTCAAAAACAGGGTGCGGGCGGTGGGGCGGTTATGCATGTGTCCTGTGGGCTGTTCACTGGCAAATATGAACTTTGCAGGAGATTGGGAATGGTCCATCCTCAATCCTTATCCACATTTATGAATTATGGTCCCAATAATGTAGATATTTCCCTATAGGATAGTCttctggcaaattatactgtgcaccacagTGCACATAgtaatgtgcaccacgtacctaaacgacgtcgttttgagtatTGTAAACTAATtgtccgtttttttggaaatcacgtttcccgtttcggccggtctctgtatttatgttaatattatgtgtattccacgcaatcattctgtgtattctagacaaccgttctgtgtattctaggcaaccgttatgtgtattcatgttagtaacacatgttgtgattccatattagtaacacatgttgtgatgtgtttgtgcattcgaatgtttaggaggatgagttctgtgtattttgtgtaaatattctgtgtattcatgttattaacacaagttgtgatgtgtttgtgcattcaaatgttagtaggatgagttctgtgtattttgtgtcaatattctgtgtattatgggcaaacattttgtgtattctaggcaaatgttctgtgtattctatataatgattacgtgtattatagataatgaattccctggattCATTCGTGTCcacgtccactaacatctgtgtattttgtgtcaatattctgtgtattttgggcaaacattctgtgtattctagacaaacgttctgtgtattatagataatgattgtgtattatagataatgaattccctgagtcattcgcgtccgcgtccattaacatcaaaacgacgtcgttttatgtacgtggtgcacattgctatatgcaccgtggtgcagggtataacgattgatagTCTTCTCATCCCTCTCACTTTCCAATTTGCATTGGTTTAGCTGCTTGCACCCACATAATTAAATCCAATCAATAATCAGGCCATTATATTGTTTCTCCATCTTCCAattcttaaagaaaaaaaaaaaaaaaagcaattgaaTGATCCCATATCAATTCTCAGGTAGtctgtatttttatattataaacttAATTTCAATAGCATAAAGGATATGACAAAAACTTATGTAAAATCGTTTCACGAATCTTATTCGTTAGTCAGGTTGAGTTAATACTAAATgcaatatttatattgaaaatgtaatactaattaataacgaataaaatgtttattacttttatggggaaatgtaatacttttgaaaaaaaaaatctttacatGTAACAAACACCTTATTCCTGATTAGCATcacattttttagtataagtattacatttttatattgatccATCTCATAGATCttgacggtctcacacaagtgtgaccaaAAGTATACATAGTCCAATTTTTGTTTAGATAGTACACTTTTTgtggtatttttgtaaaataattttatgtaatttgaatgttttttttttaatatttaaaaataatttgtatattgCTATAAGAGAATAATTatggaaagaaaataattattaaaatgatatGAAATTAGGGGCTATTTTTAGAAATTAGTAGACCAATCTAGAATCATTTTTCAGGTTTTCAATGTTTAGCAAGAGGAGggcctttcaaaaaaaaaagaaaaaaaaaggagggaaAATAAGGTGATTGAAAAATGTGATCTTGTATGTGTCAATGAAAAATGGgtatatttttcagaaaaatgacttcttttttttttttgagaaatcattttctaagTCTTTCACCAAGCTCTACCCTCTCTCTACCAGACCAAGCCTTGCCCGCTCTCTACCAAACCAAGCCCTGCCGGTTGTCGTCTATACCATGCATGCTGCTCTCACTTTCTTCTTGCTACCAGAAACCAATCAGCATCAGAGACCAATCGGCCAGATGGAAACCAATTTGGTCAATTGGTTTTTGATGCGACACCAATCTGGTCGACTGGTTTCTGAGTGGTGATTTTGTGATCTTTGGTTCttgattattttgttgtgattttcgaaaaaatgaaccaaacacaccaccAAGACAGTTTCCTAGAATGCAACAAAACattggaaaggaaaatgttttctgaaaaaatgactcattttctagaagt
It includes:
- the LOC116011318 gene encoding NEP1-interacting protein 1-like isoform X1, with the protein product MKRLFSRIEDLIVKSRGCVCSWIPMTMDVVGSASRILLMVLNNAVWSLFMCVLALVGGATVGIVTGALKGQTTETGLLRGAAVGAVAGAITAVQLFELMLNGEPFSKVALVCSLVDGKVFMDWVCPAVLKAYQWQVSTMETSLRREISDIFEINNGSSSRGLSLDIIQKLPEFMFHSMETSCCSSPFQDISCPICLQEFKNGESARMLPSCSHSFHIHCVDEWLIRHGSCPMCRTDVCLMHVS
- the LOC116011318 gene encoding NEP1-interacting protein-like 1 isoform X2, with translation MKRLFSRIEDLIVKSRGCVCSWIPMTMDVVGSASRILLMVLNNAVWSLFMCVLALGGATVGIVTGALKGQTTETGLLRGAAVGAVAGAITAVQLFELMLNGEPFSKVALVCSLVDGKVFMDWVCPAVLKAYQWQVSTMETSLRREISDIFEINNGSSSRGLSLDIIQKLPEFMFHSMETSCCSSPFQDISCPICLQEFKNGESARMLPSCSHSFHIHCVDEWLIRHGSCPMCRTDVCLMHVS